One part of the Litoreibacter janthinus genome encodes these proteins:
- a CDS encoding sugar transferase, which translates to MQLINSRRYSGTTPVPFNIAPKRMVDLGLGLTMSLLLAPVLLLVALVLCLQGGAVIYGHRRVGHHGREFTVWKFRTMVCEADQKLPQLLEGCPRTRRAWVNNRKLDNDPRITRVGRLLRRTSLDELPQLWNVLCGEMSLVGPRPVPRDELSEKYGLTARAYETVKPGMTGLWQVSGRNSLTYAERVALDQRYILTRTAWLDAKILWRTLWTVFRCNGS; encoded by the coding sequence CAGCTGATCAACTCGCGTCGGTATTCAGGCACAACTCCTGTACCGTTCAATATCGCCCCTAAACGAATGGTCGATCTTGGTCTTGGCCTGACCATGTCACTGCTTCTTGCGCCAGTGCTGCTGTTGGTGGCGTTGGTGCTCTGCTTGCAAGGTGGGGCGGTGATCTATGGTCATCGCCGCGTAGGGCATCACGGGCGCGAGTTCACCGTTTGGAAGTTTCGCACCATGGTTTGCGAGGCAGATCAGAAATTGCCTCAGCTATTGGAGGGCTGCCCTCGAACGCGAAGGGCATGGGTGAACAACCGAAAACTAGACAATGACCCTCGCATCACGCGGGTCGGTCGGCTTCTTAGACGCACGAGTCTCGACGAGCTTCCCCAGCTTTGGAATGTCCTTTGTGGAGAAATGAGTTTGGTCGGGCCACGTCCGGTGCCTCGTGATGAACTCAGTGAGAAATACGGTCTCACTGCAAGGGCATATGAAACAGTCAAGCCCGGGATGACGGGGCTATGGCAGGTGTCAGGTCGCAACAGCCTGACTTATGCTGAACGTGTCGCATTAGATCAGCGCTATATTCTAACGCGAACCGCATGGCTGGATGCGAAAATACTGTGGCGTACGCTCTGGACTGTTTTCCGCTGCAACGGCTCCTGA
- a CDS encoding polysaccharide biosynthesis/export family protein encodes MVYKISCHLLLAVALSVSGCALPRGAALQSEIVKQSKSEEPNIAVYPVTKDLLPRFSKWPNTGGVTSYSWVGKRKGPIGRVILAGDTVNIAVWDNNENSLLTAPQAKVTQLQATRVSTNGAVFVPYVGSVNIGGMTEAGAREKIQDALLAVSPSAQVQLTSEAGKRHSVNLVSGINSPGAYPLEERDMTVLSALALGGGAKDSFKNPQIRLLRGNSTYAISLDKLLKSPALDTTLHSGDKIVVVEDESYFLALGASGKEELITFPKSYVSALEAVTLMGGLNDNRANPQGILVLREYGARAVRADSISGPSNQRVVFTMDLASADGLFSARNFKINAKDVVYATESPVNNVRTVFGLIGGAFGVANQLGN; translated from the coding sequence ATGGTTTATAAAATTAGCTGCCACTTGCTTTTGGCCGTTGCACTCTCTGTTTCGGGTTGTGCCTTGCCACGCGGCGCCGCGCTCCAGAGCGAGATCGTCAAACAATCCAAGTCAGAAGAGCCCAATATCGCGGTATATCCGGTCACCAAGGACCTGCTTCCGCGTTTCAGCAAATGGCCGAACACCGGCGGCGTGACGTCGTATAGCTGGGTTGGCAAACGCAAAGGCCCGATTGGCCGTGTGATCCTTGCAGGGGATACCGTCAATATCGCCGTTTGGGACAACAACGAGAACTCTCTGCTGACAGCGCCACAGGCCAAGGTCACGCAGTTGCAGGCGACACGCGTTTCCACCAATGGTGCGGTATTTGTCCCTTATGTCGGATCGGTCAATATCGGCGGCATGACAGAAGCCGGCGCACGGGAGAAAATCCAGGACGCGCTTCTGGCAGTGTCCCCATCGGCGCAGGTTCAGCTGACATCAGAGGCCGGCAAACGTCACTCTGTTAATCTTGTTTCTGGCATCAACAGTCCGGGCGCCTATCCGCTCGAAGAGCGCGATATGACCGTGCTATCCGCTTTGGCATTAGGTGGTGGAGCGAAAGACAGTTTCAAGAATCCGCAGATCCGTCTTTTGAGGGGCAATTCGACATATGCGATCAGCTTGGATAAGCTGTTGAAATCGCCTGCGCTCGACACGACGTTGCACAGCGGCGACAAGATCGTTGTTGTAGAAGACGAAAGCTACTTCCTCGCTCTTGGCGCATCAGGAAAAGAAGAGCTGATTACGTTCCCCAAGTCTTATGTATCTGCACTTGAGGCCGTGACCTTGATGGGTGGTTTGAACGACAATCGCGCGAACCCCCAAGGCATTCTGGTTCTGCGCGAATATGGCGCGCGCGCCGTCAGAGCTGACAGCATTTCCGGACCATCCAATCAGCGCGTTGTGTTCACTATGGACTTGGCCAGCGCGGATGGATTGTTCAGCGCTCGCAATTTCAAGATCAACGCGAAAGACGTTGTCTACGCGACTGAAAGCCCTGTGAACAACGTGCGTACGGTCTTCGGGCTTATCGGCGGAGCATTTGGCGTGGCAAATCAGCTAGGCAACTAG
- a CDS encoding ABC transporter permease: MTDTPDQGPSANQHPEPAMAVARRRVPFQTVRVIAALLMREVSTTFGRSSLGYLWAVLEPIGIIVVFTLAFSIIFKQPPLGDSFPLFYATGYLPFGMYNSAQSKISTSIAQNKALLFYPAVTHTDVVLGRFTLIALTEFTVALIVFSGLLIYSGVNSVASFPHVFMALGMALVLGASVGLMNATLFEIFPSWRSIWKILTRPMFFISAIFYLYDTLPSDFQAVLWWNPLIHIIGSLRVGFYPEYEGAYISWLYVIMLSLVLMTIGLVNLRTSNKFIINN; this comes from the coding sequence ATGACTGATACTCCTGATCAAGGCCCTTCCGCAAATCAGCACCCCGAGCCAGCCATGGCGGTGGCTCGTAGACGGGTGCCGTTTCAAACGGTACGCGTCATAGCCGCCCTGTTGATGCGTGAGGTCTCGACGACATTCGGTCGATCATCCTTGGGATATCTTTGGGCTGTGTTAGAGCCGATCGGCATCATCGTCGTGTTCACGCTGGCCTTCTCGATCATTTTCAAGCAGCCGCCGCTTGGGGATAGTTTCCCGCTGTTCTATGCGACCGGCTATCTCCCGTTCGGCATGTATAATAGTGCCCAATCCAAAATTTCTACGAGCATCGCGCAAAACAAGGCGCTTTTGTTCTATCCGGCGGTCACTCATACCGACGTTGTCCTTGGGCGGTTCACCCTGATCGCGCTGACAGAATTTACAGTCGCGCTGATCGTATTCTCCGGCCTATTGATCTATTCCGGTGTGAATTCCGTCGCTAGTTTTCCGCACGTCTTTATGGCGCTTGGGATGGCTTTGGTGCTCGGGGCGTCGGTCGGTCTGATGAATGCCACTTTGTTCGAGATCTTTCCGTCTTGGCGCAGCATCTGGAAGATCCTAACGCGGCCGATGTTCTTCATCTCTGCGATCTTCTATCTTTACGACACCTTGCCCAGTGATTTTCAGGCGGTTTTGTGGTGGAATCCGCTGATCCATATCATCGGATCGCTTCGGGTCGGATTCTATCCAGAATACGAGGGCGCATATATTTCGTGGCTCTATGTCATCATGCTTTCGCTGGTTTTGATGACAATTGGCTTGGTGAATCTACGGACGTCTAACAAGTTCATCATCAACAACTGA
- a CDS encoding ABC transporter ATP-binding protein encodes MITLNHLTKSFRVGSGRKFIAKDISAVFPDRTSVALLGRNGAGKSTLLKIIGGTMRPDRGTVDSSGAVSWQIGFAGSFHPDLTGAQNTRFIARVYGIDTNSLEDYVLDFSELGASFKMPVRTYSSGMRARLAFGVSMGIPFSYYLIDEVTSVGDASFKEKCRAVLEDRLDRAGSIVVSHSESTLKSICSAGAVLEGGRLFYYESVDDAIAHHNENMAKPHP; translated from the coding sequence ATGATCACTCTGAATCATCTGACCAAGAGCTTTCGTGTCGGCTCTGGTCGTAAGTTCATAGCTAAGGATATCAGCGCGGTTTTCCCTGATCGCACCTCAGTCGCCCTTCTGGGGCGAAACGGTGCGGGCAAATCGACGCTGTTGAAGATTATTGGCGGAACCATGCGGCCGGATCGCGGCACGGTCGACAGCAGTGGTGCTGTGTCATGGCAGATCGGCTTTGCTGGTAGCTTCCACCCGGACCTAACCGGTGCGCAAAACACCCGCTTCATTGCGCGGGTGTATGGGATCGACACCAACAGTCTGGAAGACTACGTGCTCGATTTCTCCGAGCTTGGCGCAAGTTTCAAAATGCCCGTTCGGACCTATAGTTCGGGGATGCGAGCGCGACTGGCCTTTGGCGTGTCTATGGGAATTCCGTTTTCCTATTACCTCATCGATGAGGTCACCTCCGTTGGAGACGCGTCGTTCAAGGAGAAATGCCGCGCCGTCCTCGAAGACCGGCTCGACCGAGCAGGCTCAATCGTGGTCTCTCATAGTGAGAGCACCCTGAAATCTATCTGCTCTGCAGGCGCCGTGCTGGAGGGCGGGCGGCTCTTCTATTACGAGAGCGTTGACGACGCGATCGCCCACCACAACGAAAACATGGCAAAGCCGCACCCTTGA